Below is a window of Camelus ferus isolate YT-003-E chromosome 4, BCGSAC_Cfer_1.0, whole genome shotgun sequence DNA.
ACTAAAATCCTGCCCACTGAGAGCACTTCCCTTCACCACTGTCTTTCAGGGCCACCCCTGAATGTGAGCAGTCTTCTGCTCCTGACTGATGCCAGCATACCTTTGAAACCCATTTGAAAATCAAGACcatgcattttctctctctcttaactGTTTGTAGAAAACTTCTCCATGAAGGCATAAGTGTaatcagaagcagaagcagaaaacGAAACAAGTAGGCATCTGGGCCACACACCCCTGTTTTTACCCATGCCTTCTGAAACTTCTAAGGCCTGGTCTCAAGTGTACAATGTTCGTTCGATAATGGAATGCTGTCATGCACGTCCGGCTATATGATTTGCTATAGATAACACCCCAGGGGGCATTGTAACTGGGTGATCTATAGTCTGAGTTTTAGACCAGGGCCCAGTGGCAAATCAGGAACTgattttcaaatagaaaagagTCATAAGCAGCAGAGGTATGGCCTTACTCCAACTCCCTAAGGGTCTTTGCTCTAATCCTCCTCCTGGGGCTCCTTACAGCGGCCTTTCTCTGCCACAGCTTCACTGGGTTTATGAGTCATAAGGCTTAAGTAGCCAGGCAACTTTCCCTGGACTTAGACCTGCTTCAGACCCCTTCCTTGCTCAGACCTCATTCAGAATCATCAGCTTTATgccttattcaataaatatgttgcTGCACTACATCTAAATATGATATATGTTGCCTCCAAAATCCAAACTGTCCTTGAGGGGTTGTGCCTCTTCATGGTGAAGGAGCAACATTCCCCAGACCACTGTTTTTAAGCTCCTCTCTACCTCCAATAGCCTAAACATTTCACCCATGTGGCAGGATCCTGAATTTTTGAaggatttctttctctccctctgataTACATGGGTCTTACTAAGGCACATAGGGCGATTGCTACTTCTTGTGCACCTGGAAGCATAATGCCATCAGTTTAAAGGGCCACTCTGATTTTCTGTGGGATAACAAGATTATCTTATGATGATCAGAACAGGAAAGTTGACATATCCCAAGGTAAAACAGTGAAGGTGTGTTTCTGTCATGACAGTTGAATAGGAATGGATTTCAATGGTATTTAAGTGACTGGTACAGAAAGTAGGCATGGGCTAGATAATTAGCTGTAATACGCTGTACCAAGGGCTGAAGCATCTTTACAACTTTACAGGTGCTCTAATCTATGCATCTTCTCTAGCAACAAAGCACTGTTTTAAGTTTACTATTGTAGTGGGGAATGTGGTAGGGCAGGCACCGTTCAAAGGACTTCCGCTTGGCCCTCCCTACCATAATTTTCCTCACTCCATGGTCAAGGAACCAGGTGGAGATTTTGCTAATTACTAAGTATGCTTATTCCCAGTATACATTCTGAAACTAGAGAAATAACCATCAGGTAGGTCTTACAGACTCACTGTGAGATGGACCTGGACCAAGATCCTTCTATCACCTGACCTCCACAAACCCTCGCTCTGACTAGTGGATCACAATGGGATTTGGGGTCCCCAAGACTAGTATTAACATGTGACAGTATCTAATAATCTCCCaaagatcttaatttttttctgttcccccTTCATAGTCACTCTGGCAAATGGCTACATATCTCTCAAGGGAAGGCGTAGAGCAttgattctcaaattttagccTGTATCAAAATCACCAGAAAGGCTTGTTCGAATACAGGTTGCTAGGCCACCCCCAGAGTTCCTGATTCAGTGGAGTTGAGGCAGAGCCCAAGAATTTGcgtttctgacaagttcccaggtgatgctggtgctgctggtccggggaccacactttgagaaccactgactagAAGAAAGATTTATAGAATCCACCTGTGAAAAGACTCAGGCCTTCCTACCCCCCACCCAATCGAGGGGCTTCAGGTCTGGGGAACTGATTTAGGTCAAGGAACTGGGGAGAAGACTGTAAATCCCCAATACAATTTGGATCAAGTTTCTCCCAATCAGACCTAGGAATGTCCACTTATATGGGTTAAATAGCACACCAGTAAGTTGTCCCTCTATTTCATTCCTAGGAACCCTATGATCAATGAGCTACCACCACAGCTCCTTATGGGCAAAGCAGTGATTACCACTTGTCCCTGCAGCTTATAGAGAAATTTCATTCATCTTATTGCTCATAAGGTGAGCATCTGGACTCTACCTctcaaaaattccattttctccttgaaataaaAGTGCCCAGTCCCAAGAGAGCATCTTCCATCCACATCTCCTACATACTAAAGAAATCACTACAGTGCTTTTCAAAGCTAGTGTTCCCACCACCAATGCTTTTTCTTATTGCCTTGGAGAAGGAATTATCTTCCGGGGCCCTTCAGAAGTTAGTGGTTGCACATAAGAGAGGCCCTCCAACATTCCCATCTCCCTAACTTTGCCCACCTTCCTTTGTTTTGCATCTCAAAGTATAGTCTgcggaccagcagcatcagcatcacttagAAGTTTGTTAGAGACACAGCTTGGATTTGACCaggacctactgaatcagaatctgcagttTAACAAGACCCCTGGTGGATCATGTGCACACCAAAGCTTGAGGAGTGCTGCTCTACGATATGTCAGTGAGGTTCTAGCACCTCAGCCCCATTGATCATAGGCCACTTGTTGAGTTGGATTTCCAGTAACCAATCCGACAGATTATTAACACCACTCCCAGGTGCTCAGCTAATACAGGAATACCCAAATCCTGGGGAAAGGCAACCACATCAATCAATTCTTCCTCACTGGTCCACAGGATTCTCCCAATACAGCTGACAGGTTCCTGCAACTCCTTCAGTGTATACACTTTTGTTCTTAGAGCTTACCTTGTACATTCCTGTCTAGACAATGTTATAATCAAAATCTCAGTGTGGGGCTGGAGACTCTGGGGAGTGGTCAGGGTGGGTCCTGAAGAGGATAGGCATGCCTTTTGCCAGAGagctattaaaaacattttttatcatactaagtgaaataagtcagagaaaggcaaatatcatatgatatcacttatatgtggaatctttaaaaatgatacaaatgaacttatttacaaaccagaaatggactcacagacatagaaaacaaactatggttaccaatggggaaagggatggtgaggagggataaattgggagtttgggattagcagaaacaaagtactatatataaatagataaacaacaaggacctactatatagcacagggaaggatattcaatatcttgtaataacctataatggaaaagaatctgaaaaagaatgtatatgtatgtatatgtataactgaatcacacaatgctgtacacctgaaactaatacaacactgtaaatcaactatacttcaataaaaatcaaaaaaaatttttaatggaaggcTGGATCATTCATGGTTTGCAGGGGGAAAAGTGTTCTTCTACCAACAAGGAAGGTTTAAGGGAACTTAAAAGGTCCGAAATTCTCAGCTTTGTTCATCTCTGCCTAAATGTCCCCATCCCAAGTCTCAGTGCCCTTATTCTAGTATTAGGAATACAGTGGAGTTTGCTCATTTGCCTGGTGTTGCAACACTACGACACATACAATCAGCTCTTGGGCTTGATCTATAGCCCTATCTGCCATGTGGCCACATAAAATAAAGATTACTTAAGAATTCCATAGTaaagggggataaattaggaggggaggataaattaggatcTTGCAggtaacagatacacactactgtatataaaacagataaacaaagcctactgtatagcacagggaactataatcaacaccttataataacctatgatggaaaagaatctaaaaaagaatatatatatatatatgtgtgtgtgtgtgtgtgtgtatatgtatatatatatacacatacatacatatatacacagatataagTGAATCGCtttgatgtacaccagaaactaatacaacattgtaaatcaactctacttcaagtgaaaaaaaaagaattccaaaatgGTGGTCTGGATCTCTATCATAACTTGAGTTAAAATTTCATGgtattaaacttttctttttcttatgtaatTTTGCCAGCATAATCAGGAACAGGCAGTGGACCCAACAATATACGAAATGGCCATTTGAAATCACCATTTGTGGCCATAGCAATTAAGTGCCTCAGGCGTTTTCTCTCCTAATGTCATTCCCTCCAACCGCATTCCACCCTGTACCTCACTTGATGATAGTCTTAAGTGATGGTGATGCTTCTGCATGCTCTGGATTACTAgcatcccctttccccacccaAGGAGATTGTCTGGGCACTCAGCAAATAGAGCAACCCAATCCTAGGATTCTATTTTAGAAACTATTTCCTGGGATCTTTTCTGGTACCATTTACTGTATCGGTCAGgatcctggcaggaaacagatggcaaaCTCGAAAAAAGTTTAACCAGAAAGATTTTAATAAAGAGGCTATTTAAGAGGTGGAACCAACACAGAATGGTGAGGCACTCAGCGTTTAGCATTTAGTGGGAAACCATTACCATACCAAGGCCTGAAGGGGCCAGAAAAAGGGACAGTATTTCAGGAGTCTTAGAGATAAACCCACGGAGAGGTGGCAACCCAAAAGAATCTGTAACTGCAGCCCAGTGGTTCTCACTGCAGCGTGTGTCAGAGCCACCGAGGATGTGTTAAAAGACAAATTATTCCGGCAGGTCTGGAGTaggacctgagaatttgcatttctaacaagctccaggtgatgctgatgctgctgtccGAAGACCACCCTTTAAGAACAAGTGCCGGACAGTAAATCACTCACTGTCAGAACTATAGCAAGAGGAAGGATTCAGAGAATTAATgcctcagcctctctctcctgccactGATCTGCTGCTGCCTCCCATGGGCCAAACCCAAACAGAAGGTAAAGGATAAGGGATCCTGAGTAATACTGTCCCTAGAAATCACCCTTCCAGAgaacagagcagggcagagatgAGAGGAGAATGGAGGGCCGTAGGGCAACAGAGAATAATCAGAACCACCATAAGCACAAGGGTCAATGGAAAGATGGATAGAGGGATGAATTGAGAGATACTTgaataaaaagacagaataataatggttaatattgagtgtttattatgtgccagccTCTAAATGATGGGCTTTGCTcacattaccttatttaatcctaAGAAGTAGATCTATTAccattcctgttttacagataaggacactaaGCTGAAACTGGATAATCTGcgcatggtcacacagctagcaagcatGGACTCCGAATCGCAGCCTCGGCAAGCTATCTGTAATCTCACTTCCCTGTGCTGCTCTGTGATCAATGGTAGACCGGCAGTGTGGGATAGTGGTAAAGACTGTAACTTTAGAGTAAAGACACCTGGGTCCAGGACACGTATTTGCTTTGTGATCTTGTGCTCTGAGCCTCGTTCCTTATGTGTAAACAGAGATAGgaatatgataataataaaaactacctCCTGGTTTGGTTGAGAAAGTTAAGCAAGGTAATAGGGGTAAATTGTCCTTGGTACAGAGCCTCACACagagtaaataaatggaaatattactGCTATTAGTAGTGTCATTAATAGACGGAAAGAGCAGGAAGTTAGAAACTTATGAGGGAAGCATTGCCCCCATCCAACAGAAGGCCCAGAGCTCGGGTAGGGATGGTTGAATGGATGTCCCACatattaatttcccttttgaGGCCTTCTCTTCTGGTCCATCTCTGGTCTTTCTCATAAGGATGAGAAATCACTCCTCGCCCCCATCTATCAATTCTCTGAAATTCGGGGATTTGTGTGAATATGAGCTGGCCAGCCCCTCTCCTTAGAAATCCCCTCTTGGTTCCCAGGATcgagaggaaaggaaagatgaaggGGGCTATGCCAGGCCAGGCTCCCTCCAGCTGTTGTGTTGACCCAGGTGTTGGGCATATGAAAATGGTAACTAGAGAAAGGGACAGTGCTTGCTGAGTCAGGAGGTTGAATCCCAGGGACCTGAGATGTGGGATGGGGTACTGGGCCTCCTTCCAAGGAACATTTCTGCAACTCTGCTTATCCCACGGGAGAGACTGGTTCCCAGATGATGCATGGGGAGGCACCATAATGACCTGGGGAGGCCACCCCAGGCTTCAGGGTTATTCTGAGGGCACCAGAGAGTCCTCTGCACCACCAGCAGCACCCCAGAGAAGAACCAGAGAAGAGAGTGAGGATGAGGGATAAACCGAGGGAAGGATGCGCCACTCCTCACTCTGACCCCTCCATCCTAACCATCCCCTCTGGAGGCCCTGCCCTGTGGTTGACAGTGCAAATGTCACCAGTGAGGTGACAGTGCAGACTCTCCCTGGAGCCGACAGCACAGGGTCCCCTTCTCTTGGCCAGACTGCAGAGTGCTTAGGTTCTCAGAGCTGAAGccaagagaagcagaagagaggggaagagggagggcagggtcAGGTTCTGTCAGAAAGAGGGGGCCAGAGGGGAATCCACGGAACGGACTTGGAGGGGAATTTCTCGGCAGAGAAAGTGAAAGTTCTGAGCCATAAATAAGAGGCAGTGGCAGCCTCGTCCAGCCTCCACTCTCACATGCCCAAACCCCTCTCACCCCACGTCCCAgcgctccctccctctcccagccaagTCTCAGCTCCACACGGACTCTTGCCCTCACCCAGACTCACTCACGCTCACACACTCACTGGCAGTTCGTCTCTGCTCACTCTCCATGGCATCCCATGCAGCCGCACTGCTGGTCCTCAGCCTGCTGATCCTCTGGACGTCCTCTGGTAAGGCTGAGGGGAGGCTTAGGGTGGCGGCGGGTTGCGGGGATGTGTCCATCTCAGACTGCCGGGTGCTGGATGTGAGGGACACTCTGGGTTAGGGCTGCACGTCTCAGTGAACCTGGAGGTTCCCAGTGCCCTGTGTGTGTGCCGGTGAGTGTGCCTGGACCTGGGCCCCTGAGCACATCTGTCTCTTGATGTATCCAGGGCCTGAGACTACCTGTCCCTCTGCAggctctgtttcctgctgcctcagtctcccaggcagaaggagagaACAGTATATATTTGCTTAAGGTGGGGAGAATGGGAGACACTGAGGCAGGCTAGAGACAAAATCTTTTAACGATTTTTAAGTTCTGCTAACACCAGCCTCCTGcaaccccacctcccacccatcccccaccAACACTGTGACCAGCATTAACTCTTCATTTGTGGGGAAGTTGAAAGGACTTGGGAGAGAGGTGAGGGTGATCAGGGCAGCAGGAAGGCTTTTGTGGGGCTCAGGGCAGCCAAGCAGCTTAGAAGTACTTCCATACATTTAGCCACCAGTAGGGCCATACTGGTGCGCATTGGCTGAATACAATCAGGTCTAGttgccaccacacacacacacacacaggtgtccTTAATCCCAATTAGAGCTGTGGCCTGCCCTCCTCAGGGTCCCTGTATCCTGACCCTACCTTCTTTTCCCTgaccctgccccagctctgggaGGTGCCAACGACGCTGAAGACTGCTGCCTGTCTGTGACCCAGCGCCCCATCCCCGGGAACCTGGTGCAAGGCTTTCGTTACCTGCTCCTCAAGGATGGCTGCCGGGTGCCTGCCGTTGTGTGAGTGGTGGGAGGAGCGTGTCCCCTTCATCCCCCCCCATCAGCCCCTGCTGAAACCCACCCCTACCTTCTTATCTCTCTTATCTTTCTCCTTGCCAAGCCCACCCACTTCAAAAAAGCCCCAGATACAGGTTCCCAGATGTGGTCTCCGGCCACTGCCCCTCACACCACGGCCTGCCAGGAAGCTAGGTTCCAGGGCTCTTTtttctctgacctctgacctctgactcCAGGTTCACCACGCTAAGAGGTCGCCAGCTCTGTGCACCCCCAAACCAGCCCTGGGTGGTCCGCATCATCCGGAGACTGCAGAGGAACTCTGCCAAGGCAAGCCCCGccctccccaaccctgcctcctccctccaagCCCCTGCCCAAGACCCCAGCCCATgacctgcctctccttcctccctcaggccAAGGGCTCCAGCAGTTAGCCCACAAGAGTCCCAGCCCCAGAGGGAGCGCCGTGTCCCAGTGAAGGGATGTGAATCACTGGCACACGAGAGAATCAAGGACTAGAAGGGAGGACCAGGCCTCCAgctcccctgccccagacctaACCCAGCTGGGCAGGAGTGGGCAGGGCAGGAGTGTCactgtgagtgtgagtgtgagagagggTGAGTGTGGCAGAAGCACAGCTTTTGCATGATCAGATTCCATGCTGTCCAATGCGTCCAATAAAGCCCAGCTGGTACCCACGAATCTGTCTGTTGTCTGTTTGCCGTCAGTCCAGGAGGACTGTGATAGGAGTGGGGGAGGATGGAACGGCAGGATTAGTTTCCACCCTGTGGCCTGAGCAGCCTCCTCACTGACCTCCACCCAGCACACTGTGTTCTCAGGATCAGCTTCCACACTCAGGGCCCCACCTCACATCTCCTCGCAGCCCTACCACACTCCACCACTCAGCAACACTAACCTGTGTCGGTTCCCTGAACGAGCCAAACTCTCTCAGCCCCCCGGGCAGGTGATCAAGGATCCAGGTGTCTCAGGGATCTGGTGTCACTATGGGGGAAGGGAGTTGTTGGGAACCAGCTCTCATGGCTGGGAGGAGGTCAGGGGGCCCAACTCTATTGTCTAGGGGGAAAGTACCCATCCACGCATGCCATTCCCCCTGTCTGGAACactcctctctcttctgcctgCCTGGCTTCCCATCTGGGTTGGCATaactcttcctccaggaagtcttccctgactccaTGTTGGGTTAGgtagcctccctccctccctggctcccagggccctctgctcctgctcctcTCCTCTTGCAGCACTCAACACCCTGAGTTATAATCGTTAGTTTGTCAGCCTTCCTGGACAGGGATCATGTCTCTTTTGGTTTCCTCTGTCCCTTGGTATCCAGCACACTACTGGGCACAAggtagtcactcaataaatacttgtcttgagaatggataaatatgtgAGAAAAGGTTCAGCAGCCAGGGGTGAGGGCCCAACTGTCCACACAGAATCCAACCTCCAGGCCAGCCCTCCTCTCTTGCTCAGTCACTCTGGGTCAGGTCTAGCCCCATCTAGGGCTACATGGCAATCCTAGGGCATGCTTCTCAGGGATACTGACAGACCTGGGAGCCAGAGgtcagagtgggagagggaggaagagggagcagcCAGAGAGCTGGGGAGGTTTAGCATGGAGGGACCCCACCATCACCTCGTAGCCACATGGGCTCCCGGGTCGAGGCAACACAGACCAGGAGAATCACAGGCAAGGAGTCTGAGCTCTGGGAGACAAAAGCCCTTGAC
It encodes the following:
- the CCL19 gene encoding C-C motif chemokine 19, translating into MASHAAALLVLSLLILWTSSALGGANDAEDCCLSVTQRPIPGNLVQGFRYLLLKDGCRVPAVVFTTLRGRQLCAPPNQPWVVRIIRRLQRNSAKAKGSSS